A single region of the Brachypodium distachyon strain Bd21 chromosome 3, Brachypodium_distachyon_v3.0, whole genome shotgun sequence genome encodes:
- the LOC100825628 gene encoding peroxidase 40, with protein sequence MEVALAMALVAFFLLLQLAAAAEATAVNKSCVAGAGGASVSIGYGGARASAGAGAGVSLGGDAYRSVCPLAEEIIREAVEKAVAADPRMAASLLRLHFHDCFVNGCDGSVLLDDKPFLVGEKTAGPNANSLRGFEVIDAIKAQLELACPDTVSCADVLAIAARDSVVASGGPSWQVEVGRKDSRTASLQAANSNLPAPTSGVATLVQKFANVGLSAKDMVALSGAHTIGKARCTTFSARIGGGMGVAGTAKDAGFVQSLQQLCAGSAGSALAHLDLATPATFDNQYYINLLSGDGLLPSDQALAAAPAGDDDGDQDAGTLVAGLVADYAFDAALFFDDFAASMLRMGRLAPAGGRAAGEVRRNCRVVN encoded by the exons ATGGAGGTGGCGTTAGCCATGGCGCTGGTAGCCTtcttcctgctgctgcagcttgcagcagcagccgagGCGACCGCGGTGAACAAGTCGTGCGTggccggcgcaggcggcgcgTCCGTGAGCATCGGGTACGGCGGCGCCAgggccagcgccggcgccggcgccggcgtgtcCCTGGGCGGCGACGCGTACCGCTCCGTGTGCCCCCTGGCCGAGGAGATCATCCGCGAGGCCGTCGagaaggccgtcgccgccgacccccGCATGGCCGcttccctcctccgcctccacttccacgactgcttcgtCAAT GGTTGCGACGGGTCCGTGCTCCTGGACGACAAGCCGTTCTTGGTGGGCGAGAAGACGGCAGGGCCCAACGCCAACTCGCTGAGGGGGTTCGAGGTGATCGACGCCATCAAGGCCCAGCTGGAGCTGGCGTGCCCGGACACcgtctcctgcgccgacgtgctcgccatcgccgcccgggactccgtcgtcgcc TCTGGCGGGCCGAGCTGGCAGGTGGAGGTGGGCAGGAAGGACAGCCGCACGGCGAGCCTGCAGGCGGCCAACAGCAACCTCCCGGCGCCGACATCCGGCGTCGCCACGCTCGTGCAGAAGTTCGCCAACGTCGGCCTCTCCGCAAAAGACATGGTGGCCCTCTCCGGCGCGCACACCATCGGGAAAGCGCGGTGCACGACATTCAGCGCGCGCATCGGTGGCGGGATGGGGGTCGCGGGCACGGCCAAGGACGCGGGGTTCGTGCAGTCGCTGCAGCAGCTGTGCGCGGGgtcggcggggtcggcgctgGCGCACCTGGACCTGGCCACGCCGGCAACGTTCGACAACCAGTACTACATCAACCTGCTCTCCGGGGACGGCCTGCTGCCATCCGACCAGGcgctggccgccgcgcccgcgggCGACGATGACGGTGATCAGGATGCCGGCACGCTCGTCGCGGGCCTCGTGGCAGATTACGCCTTCGACGCGGCTCTCTTCTTCGACGACTTCGCGGCTTCCATGCTGCGGATGGGGAGGCTGGCCCCGGCTGGCGGACGCGCCGCTGGCGAGGTCCGCCGCAACTGCCGTGTCGTCAATTAA